From one Desulfurobacterium thermolithotrophum DSM 11699 genomic stretch:
- the hydF gene encoding [FeFe] hydrogenase H-cluster maturation GTPase HydF has protein sequence MITTPKGLRLHIGVFGRTNVGKSSFINLVTGQEVSIVSDIPGTTTDVVEKAMEILPIGPVLFLDTAGIDDETLLGKERVRKAFEVLRRCDVALLMLEPNVFTEFESSLIKLFEEKKIPYVVVINKIDVQKPEKEFLKNFEEKKIPVIEICALKNKREDILAKLKTALLKVVPEEFLREPQLIGDLVPPGGIAVLVVPIDLEAPKGRLILPQVQTIRNVLDSDATAIVVKERELPYLLSVLNRKSDVIVCDSQVVLKVAGDVPQGVKFTTFSILFSRYKGDIVEFAKGLHALKNLKEGAKVLIAEACTHHPIEDDIGRVKIPRWIRQYTGLKDISFSFHSGRSYPEDLSEYDLVVHCGACTLNRREMLSRIELAKSKNVPITNYGMCISLVQGVIEKVLEPFPAALLAFRNQFGRKKYDYRNRRSCKILDA, from the coding sequence ATGATAACAACTCCTAAGGGTTTAAGACTCCACATTGGTGTCTTTGGAAGAACAAATGTTGGAAAATCAAGTTTTATAAATCTTGTAACTGGTCAAGAGGTTTCTATTGTTTCAGACATTCCAGGAACAACTACAGATGTTGTTGAAAAAGCAATGGAAATTTTGCCGATAGGTCCTGTTCTTTTCCTTGATACAGCTGGAATTGATGACGAAACGCTTTTAGGTAAAGAAAGGGTTAGAAAAGCTTTTGAAGTTTTAAGACGTTGCGATGTTGCGCTGCTTATGCTTGAACCTAATGTTTTTACTGAATTTGAAAGCAGTCTTATTAAGCTTTTTGAAGAAAAGAAAATACCATACGTTGTAGTTATTAATAAAATTGACGTTCAAAAACCAGAAAAAGAGTTTTTGAAAAATTTTGAAGAAAAGAAAATTCCGGTAATAGAGATTTGTGCACTAAAGAATAAAAGGGAAGATATTCTTGCAAAACTAAAAACGGCACTTTTAAAGGTTGTACCTGAAGAATTTTTAAGAGAACCTCAGCTTATAGGAGACCTTGTTCCTCCAGGTGGTATTGCTGTACTTGTTGTCCCTATAGATTTAGAAGCTCCTAAAGGTCGTCTAATACTACCTCAAGTTCAGACAATTAGAAATGTTCTTGATAGTGATGCAACAGCTATAGTTGTAAAAGAAAGAGAACTACCTTATCTTCTTTCTGTTCTTAACAGAAAATCTGATGTTATCGTCTGTGATTCTCAAGTTGTCTTAAAAGTGGCTGGAGATGTCCCTCAAGGTGTTAAATTTACAACATTTTCAATCCTTTTTTCCCGATATAAAGGAGATATTGTTGAATTTGCAAAAGGACTTCATGCTTTGAAAAACTTAAAAGAGGGAGCCAAAGTTTTAATAGCCGAAGCATGTACGCATCATCCTATAGAAGACGATATAGGAAGAGTAAAAATTCCTCGCTGGATAAGGCAGTATACTGGTTTAAAGGATATTAGTTTTTCTTTTCATTCAGGAAGAAGTTATCCTGAAGACCTTTCCGAGTACGATCTTGTTGTTCACTGTGGAGCTTGCACACTTAATAGAAGAGAAATGCTTTCAAGAATTGAGTTAGCAAAATCTAAAAATGTTCCTATTACAAATTACGGTATGTGTATTTCTCTTGTTCAAGGAGTTATTGAAAAAGTTTTAGAACCATTTCCAGCAGCCTTGCTTGCCTTTAGAAATCAGTTTGGGAGGAAAAAGTATGATTACCGTAACAGAAGAAGCTGTAAAATCTTGGATGCATAA
- a CDS encoding ribbon-helix-helix domain-containing protein, producing MPTKNPRINIVLEESLYEALKKLSKESGLSLSRTARELIKEALELREDVVLVKTAEERDYSFDREKALTHEEIWNEL from the coding sequence ATGCCTACAAAAAACCCTCGAATTAATATCGTTCTTGAAGAAAGTTTATATGAAGCTTTAAAAAAACTTTCAAAAGAATCAGGACTTTCTCTATCTAGAACAGCTAGAGAACTTATTAAAGAAGCTCTCGAGCTTAGAGAAGATGTTGTACTTGTAAAAACAGCAGAAGAAAGAGACTACTCATTTGATAGAGAAAAAGCTCTAACTCATGAGGAAATATGGAATGAATTATAA
- the hydE gene encoding [FeFe] hydrogenase H-cluster radical SAM maturase HydE → MEISSKKLLNELFSNGISRSLLSLADLIRKQKVGNYVYFRGLIEISNVCQKNCYYCGLRKDNKNVKRYTLTEDEVVELALLIYKKGIKSLALQSGEMENEAFFEKLLRIIRKIKEKTKKIDIQNGEEPKGAGITGSFGELEREHYEELFKAGVHRYLLRIETSKRELYEKLHPSDHSFEKRLKCLKWLKEIGYQVGTGVIIGIPGQTYEDLVNDLLFFKDFDIDMIGMGPYIEHRDTPIFCWYKDLITSNGFYKKVFELSIKMIAFARILLEDVNIVASTALQSVPGCENALELGIKAGANVVMPVFTPYSERKNYRIYEGKKNLTPEEMSQRIKKAGYEPVWDKWGDPLHFFKRNKMSNSLLCNFVNFSSMKNS, encoded by the coding sequence ATGGAGATTTCTTCAAAGAAATTACTAAATGAACTATTTTCCAATGGTATTAGCCGTTCTCTTCTTTCTTTAGCTGATTTAATAAGAAAACAAAAGGTAGGAAACTACGTTTACTTTAGAGGTCTTATAGAAATATCAAATGTATGTCAGAAAAATTGCTATTACTGTGGCCTTAGAAAAGATAACAAAAACGTCAAAAGGTATACTCTAACTGAAGATGAAGTCGTTGAACTTGCTCTTTTAATTTATAAAAAGGGAATAAAATCTCTTGCTCTTCAATCAGGAGAAATGGAAAACGAAGCTTTTTTTGAAAAGCTTTTAAGGATTATTCGTAAAATAAAAGAAAAAACAAAGAAGATAGACATTCAAAACGGAGAAGAACCAAAAGGTGCTGGAATAACCGGATCATTTGGAGAGTTAGAAAGAGAACACTATGAAGAGCTCTTTAAAGCAGGAGTTCATAGGTATCTTCTAAGGATTGAAACGTCCAAACGGGAGCTTTATGAAAAACTGCATCCTTCAGATCATTCTTTTGAAAAAAGACTTAAATGTTTAAAGTGGTTGAAGGAAATAGGTTACCAAGTTGGTACTGGAGTTATTATTGGGATTCCCGGACAGACTTATGAGGATCTTGTGAATGATCTACTTTTCTTTAAAGATTTTGACATAGATATGATAGGAATGGGGCCTTACATTGAACACCGCGACACTCCAATTTTTTGTTGGTATAAAGACTTAATAACTTCTAACGGATTTTATAAAAAGGTCTTTGAGCTATCCATAAAGATGATTGCCTTTGCAAGGATTCTACTTGAAGATGTCAATATTGTTGCTTCAACAGCTCTTCAGAGTGTTCCTGGATGTGAAAATGCACTTGAACTTGGCATAAAAGCTGGTGCTAATGTTGTAATGCCAGTTTTTACTCCTTATTCTGAAAGGAAAAACTATAGAATTTACGAAGGAAAGAAAAATCTTACTCCAGAGGAAATGAGTCAAAGAATAAAAAAAGCAGGATATGAACCTGTGTGGGATAAATGGGGAGATCCATTACATTTCTTTAAAAGAAATAAAATGTCAAATTCTCTTCTTTGCAATTTCGTAAACTTTTCTTCGATGAAGAATAGCTAA
- a CDS encoding type II toxin-antitoxin system RelE family toxin → MNYKVFYHHKIPEDLREISSETKKRIKSAIENKLMTFPEKYGIPLRKNLKGFWKLRVGDYRIVFKINCAEKEIYILAILHRRKVYEIAKKRI, encoded by the coding sequence ATGAATTATAAGGTATTTTATCATCACAAAATTCCGGAAGATTTAAGAGAAATATCATCAGAAACAAAAAAGAGAATTAAATCTGCAATTGAAAATAAACTAATGACTTTTCCTGAAAAATATGGAATTCCACTTAGAAAAAATCTAAAAGGTTTTTGGAAACTAAGAGTAGGAGATTATAGAATAGTCTTTAAAATTAATTGTGCTGAAAAAGAGATATATATCTTAGCTATTCTTCATCGAAGAAAAGTTTACGAAATTGCAAAGAAGAGAATTTGA
- the hydG gene encoding [FeFe] hydrogenase H-cluster radical SAM maturase HydG: MITVTEEAVKSWMHNVIKREQYEKFMEGGKDFINDEEIWEKLKENSKPEPSKVRDIIAKALSLERLEPDETATLLNVEDKELWQEIFEAAGKIKEKVYGKRIVTFAPLYVSNYCVNDCEYCGYRISNKHIKRKQLTEEELKAEVEALVKQGHKRLIMVYGEHPSSDARFIAKTLEITYGIKIEGGEIRRVNVNAAPMSIEDLELLRDIGIGTYQVFQETYHHETYKRLHKGIKADYHWRLYSLHRAMEAGVDDVAIGALFGLYDWRFEVMGLLYHAIDLEKRFGGVGPHTISFPRLEPAVGTPFYEKNKKYIVSDEDFMKLVAVIRLSVPYTGMILTAREPKEVREKVLPLGVTQLDFGTNIGVGAYSKGAYSPEKQQFLINDERSLDEGIRWLAEKGLITSFCTAGYRCGRTGNYFMDIAKKGKVHKLCMPNAILTFKEYLLDYASEETRKVGEKLIEKELESLDPKIKGIIQDYLKRIEKGERDLYV; encoded by the coding sequence ATGATTACCGTAACAGAAGAAGCTGTAAAATCTTGGATGCATAATGTTATTAAAAGAGAGCAGTATGAAAAGTTTATGGAAGGAGGAAAAGATTTTATAAATGATGAAGAAATATGGGAAAAACTTAAAGAAAACTCAAAGCCTGAGCCTTCAAAGGTAAGAGACATTATAGCGAAAGCTCTTTCTCTTGAAAGACTAGAACCTGATGAAACTGCAACACTTCTTAATGTGGAAGACAAAGAGCTCTGGCAGGAAATTTTTGAAGCTGCAGGAAAGATTAAAGAAAAGGTTTATGGAAAGAGAATAGTAACATTTGCTCCTCTTTACGTTTCAAACTACTGCGTAAATGATTGTGAATACTGCGGTTATAGGATATCAAATAAGCACATAAAGAGAAAACAACTTACAGAAGAAGAGTTAAAAGCAGAAGTAGAAGCACTGGTAAAGCAGGGACATAAAAGGCTAATAATGGTTTATGGTGAACATCCTTCTTCTGATGCACGATTTATAGCTAAAACCTTGGAAATAACCTATGGAATAAAAATAGAAGGCGGTGAAATAAGACGTGTAAACGTAAATGCAGCACCAATGAGTATTGAAGATCTTGAGTTACTAAGAGATATAGGCATTGGAACGTATCAAGTATTTCAAGAAACCTATCATCACGAAACTTACAAAAGACTCCATAAGGGTATAAAGGCAGACTATCATTGGCGTCTTTATTCACTTCACAGAGCTATGGAAGCTGGAGTTGATGATGTTGCAATAGGAGCTCTTTTTGGACTTTACGACTGGCGTTTTGAAGTAATGGGACTTCTTTACCATGCAATTGATTTAGAAAAAAGATTTGGAGGAGTTGGTCCTCATACAATTTCGTTCCCAAGGCTTGAACCAGCTGTTGGAACACCATTTTATGAAAAGAATAAAAAGTACATCGTAAGTGATGAAGATTTTATGAAACTAGTTGCAGTTATAAGGCTTTCTGTTCCTTACACTGGAATGATTCTTACTGCAAGAGAGCCGAAAGAAGTTAGAGAAAAAGTTTTACCACTTGGTGTTACGCAGCTTGACTTTGGAACAAACATAGGTGTTGGAGCTTATAGTAAAGGGGCTTATAGTCCCGAAAAGCAGCAGTTTCTAATTAATGATGAGCGTTCTCTTGACGAAGGAATAAGGTGGCTTGCTGAAAAAGGCTTAATTACAAGCTTCTGCACTGCAGGTTATAGGTGTGGTAGGACAGGTAACTACTTTATGGACATAGCAAAGAAAGGGAAAGTACATAAACTCTGTATGCCTAATGCAATACTAACGTTTAAGGAATATCTTCTTGATTACGCAAGTGAAGAAACAAGGAAGGTAGGCGAAAAACTTATTGAAAAGGAACTTGAATCCTTAGATCCTAAGATTAAAGGAATTATTCAGGATTACCTAAAGAGAATAGAAAAAGGAGAGAGAGATCTTTATGTGTAA
- a CDS encoding TonB-dependent receptor, giving the protein MIRKILLLSTFFCLPATAQEVVIEASSAVGIDKTEQKITSQYLSLKKDIDLLPGLNLASLSSSVSPRDKIFLRSFSPERVYIYLDEFPLNGSGIRGNFYIDLSTLDPEKIKKLEVIYGPSVIYGSNPGGNIIIKTKGFPTKNTLEINSLTGSFGTIKGSVNYLGSWETNGIELSFGGMKSDGYLRNDFMDSKNGKVTFYHLIGDSTVIKVFAGRYRIKDGIPVLNDPNNAKTNYDSDYPVVKETYFSLACAPYCKLKLIEKEGENYIERTTDRFGVSLSKDTDIGLLNLAIYTNKSYKKERYYGFFKTPAGIKLTYLRFNGQDDRTYGFRTTYENLSILNGEGIGGIEFQNSGYGQIDKNGKPFVAKNHNALRRFALFGEFKKELPLLTIKTGLRVENWKGNSITDAPNIKGTQILPSLTLSKKLGSVELFAGTGRVYRPPRAEEILWYSKEYSDIKSKGYDYDLKAEKGWDYEVGIRKKFPNLKLTARIYRYEIRDFIVSNFEAAKDVLNKSFPDRIIENLDYYRLNGLEISSNWKLLENLSVYTAYSYQDTKTSKSKFTPDKTPDPSVLIPKHKLTTAITKKNLLKRDALKLTGTFYSKRNGYTEKLPGLGVIDVSYSISPVKNITFNFQINNLFDKKYYYVENYEMPGRNYSLSIKALF; this is encoded by the coding sequence GTGATAAGAAAGATTCTTCTTTTATCAACTTTCTTTTGTCTACCAGCAACGGCTCAAGAAGTTGTAATAGAAGCATCTTCAGCAGTAGGAATAGATAAAACTGAGCAGAAAATAACTTCTCAATATCTTTCACTAAAAAAAGATATCGATTTACTACCTGGACTAAATCTTGCAAGTCTCAGTAGTTCTGTATCTCCAAGAGACAAAATCTTTCTTAGAAGCTTTAGTCCTGAAAGAGTGTACATATACCTTGATGAATTTCCTTTAAATGGTTCTGGTATAAGAGGTAACTTTTACATTGACCTATCAACATTAGACCCTGAGAAAATAAAAAAGCTTGAAGTTATCTATGGACCTTCTGTCATTTACGGTTCAAATCCGGGAGGAAATATTATCATTAAAACAAAAGGATTTCCTACAAAAAATACTTTGGAAATTAATTCTCTAACCGGTTCTTTTGGAACTATTAAAGGCAGTGTGAATTATCTTGGAAGCTGGGAAACTAACGGAATAGAGCTCTCCTTTGGAGGAATGAAAAGCGATGGATATCTAAGAAACGACTTCATGGATAGCAAAAATGGAAAAGTAACCTTTTACCATTTAATAGGAGATTCTACCGTTATAAAAGTTTTTGCTGGAAGATACAGAATAAAAGACGGAATACCCGTTCTTAATGATCCTAACAATGCTAAAACAAACTACGATAGTGATTATCCTGTAGTTAAAGAAACCTACTTTAGCTTAGCTTGTGCCCCTTACTGTAAGCTTAAACTTATTGAAAAGGAAGGTGAAAACTATATAGAAAGAACAACCGATAGATTTGGAGTTTCCCTATCAAAAGATACTGACATTGGACTTTTAAACCTTGCAATTTATACAAATAAAAGTTACAAAAAAGAAAGATACTACGGTTTCTTCAAAACACCAGCAGGCATAAAACTAACTTATCTTAGGTTTAACGGTCAAGATGATAGAACCTATGGCTTTAGAACAACTTACGAAAATCTTTCCATTTTAAATGGAGAAGGAATTGGAGGAATAGAGTTTCAAAATTCTGGATACGGTCAAATAGATAAAAATGGAAAACCTTTTGTGGCCAAAAATCACAATGCACTAAGAAGATTTGCTCTTTTTGGAGAGTTTAAAAAAGAATTACCTTTGTTAACAATTAAAACTGGCTTAAGAGTGGAAAACTGGAAAGGCAATAGCATTACTGATGCGCCAAACATCAAAGGTACACAAATTCTTCCCTCTCTGACCCTAAGCAAAAAATTAGGAAGTGTAGAACTTTTTGCTGGTACAGGTAGGGTCTATAGACCACCAAGAGCAGAAGAAATCCTTTGGTACAGTAAAGAATATTCAGATATAAAAAGTAAAGGTTATGATTACGACTTAAAAGCAGAAAAAGGTTGGGACTACGAGGTTGGAATTAGAAAGAAGTTTCCTAACTTAAAACTTACTGCAAGAATTTATAGATATGAAATAAGAGACTTCATTGTAAGCAACTTTGAAGCGGCAAAAGATGTTTTAAATAAGTCATTTCCCGATAGAATAATCGAAAATCTTGATTACTACAGGCTTAATGGGCTTGAAATAAGTAGTAACTGGAAACTCCTTGAGAATTTATCAGTATATACTGCTTATTCCTACCAAGATACAAAAACTTCTAAGTCTAAATTTACTCCTGATAAAACACCTGACCCTTCAGTTTTAATTCCAAAACATAAGTTAACAACAGCAATAACCAAGAAGAACTTACTTAAAAGAGATGCTCTAAAATTGACAGGTACATTCTACTCAAAAAGGAATGGCTATACAGAAAAACTTCCAGGTTTGGGAGTTATTGATGTCTCTTATTCTATATCTCCTGTAAAAAACATCACTTTTAACTTCCAAATAAACAATCTTTTCGACAAAAAATATTACTACGTTGAAAACTATGAAATGCCAGGAAGAAACTATTCTCTTTCCATAAAAGCACTCTTTTAG
- a CDS encoding aspartate ammonia-lyase: MFREEKDFLGSLKIPADSYYGIHTARALKNFPLSGYKVPKELITAYALVKKACAIANTRLGYIEEKIGNAIIKACDEILEGKFQEEFIVDALQGGAGTSTNMNINEVIANRANEILGYKKGQYYPVHPLEHVNLHQSTNDTYPTALKIAALFMLEDLSEAIARLQGVLQEKEKEFAFILKIGRTELQEAVPLTLGREFSGFAEAISRDRWRVWKCKERIRVLNIGGTAIGTGLTAPRDYVFFVIEVLRELTGLNISRAENPVGVTAFADDMVEVVGILDAYASNLFKISNDLRLMNLLKEVRLKPVQPGSSIMPGKVNPVVLEATMQVALKVKANSYIVRECASSSTFQIVEFMPLIAFSFLESLRLLLNVTTVLKEHLTKLKADKEFCKKYFEESFSIITALLPLIGYEKAVEIVQEMKTKEVKNIKEFLQQKFGNKILKLLSPESLNSLGYDEYELEELRNDNNS; this comes from the coding sequence ATGTTTAGAGAAGAAAAAGATTTCCTTGGATCGTTGAAAATTCCAGCTGATAGTTACTACGGCATTCATACTGCACGAGCACTAAAGAATTTTCCTCTTTCTGGATACAAAGTTCCAAAAGAACTTATAACTGCCTATGCGTTAGTAAAAAAAGCTTGTGCAATTGCTAATACAAGGCTTGGGTATATTGAAGAGAAAATTGGAAATGCAATAATAAAAGCGTGTGACGAAATATTGGAGGGGAAATTTCAAGAAGAATTTATAGTTGATGCTCTTCAAGGTGGAGCTGGTACTTCAACGAATATGAATATAAACGAAGTAATAGCAAATAGAGCAAATGAAATACTCGGATACAAAAAAGGACAGTATTATCCTGTACATCCGCTTGAGCATGTAAATCTTCATCAATCAACAAATGACACCTATCCAACAGCTTTAAAAATAGCAGCTCTTTTTATGCTTGAAGATTTAAGCGAAGCTATAGCAAGACTTCAAGGTGTTTTACAGGAGAAAGAGAAAGAGTTTGCCTTTATTTTAAAAATTGGAAGGACAGAGCTCCAAGAAGCTGTTCCTCTTACACTCGGAAGAGAGTTTTCCGGTTTTGCAGAAGCTATTTCAAGAGACAGATGGAGAGTTTGGAAGTGTAAAGAAAGAATAAGAGTTTTAAATATTGGTGGCACTGCAATAGGTACTGGTTTAACTGCTCCAAGAGACTACGTATTCTTTGTAATAGAAGTTTTAAGAGAACTTACAGGTCTTAATATTTCACGGGCAGAAAATCCAGTTGGTGTGACGGCATTTGCAGACGATATGGTTGAAGTTGTTGGAATTCTCGATGCTTATGCTTCAAACCTATTTAAAATCTCAAATGATCTTCGCCTTATGAACCTTTTAAAAGAAGTAAGATTAAAACCTGTACAACCTGGTTCTTCAATAATGCCTGGAAAGGTAAATCCTGTTGTACTTGAAGCTACTATGCAAGTAGCTTTAAAAGTTAAAGCTAACTCTTATATAGTTAGAGAATGCGCATCCTCATCAACTTTCCAAATCGTTGAGTTTATGCCTTTAATAGCATTTAGCTTTTTAGAGTCTTTAAGACTTTTGCTTAACGTAACTACTGTTTTGAAAGAACATCTTACAAAGCTCAAAGCCGATAAGGAGTTTTGCAAAAAATATTTTGAAGAAAGTTTTTCTATTATTACAGCCTTACTTCCTTTAATAGGTTACGAAAAAGCAGTAGAGATAGTACAAGAAATGAAGACAAAAGAGGTAAAAAACATAAAAGAATTTCTGCAACAAAAGTTTGGTAACAAAATTCTTAAGTTGTTATCCCCTGAAAGCCTCAATTCTCTTGGATATGATGAATATGAGTTAGAGGAGCTACGAAATGATAACAACTCCTAA
- a CDS encoding helicase HerA-like domain-containing protein, whose protein sequence is MVKPIGVCIGEPSTREVDFISSEIIQLGDYVELEYEGYKVLGFVKEIKRVNKSLTEDLEPEDVEHLKTLIGKNSFFLGKISLLGDVDKKMFIPRIPPEPGTNIFRASKETLQKVFGKNDDRKIHIGHLLTREDVDVFIDIDSIVSRHLAILAVTGGGKSNTVSVILEGMLDKFGTILVFDMHGEYVNFDYKRNGKPCVRRIDLELNPTRLSYHEFRLFANVDDSAYIQDRYLRRAFKITVEEIQNGQISASNFWGRLLGELQAYKTDEAYKEDWKSITGVINKVEDMQEFYSDLFNLLQTPIVDQIEFGKLNVLDLSHVDEKIADIVVSHVLRNILEKRKAHVRNETGGLEFPVFMILEEAHILASSTINTKSRYWISRIAREGRKFGLGLCLVTQRPKALDSNALSQANNMIILRLVEPGDQRHVQQASESLSSDLVDQLPSLNVGEALIMGKMIPIPALVKIKLARSKKGGNDISAVSEWKKYKESTQISEKDLSNFLELGDTEF, encoded by the coding sequence ATGGTCAAACCAATAGGAGTATGTATAGGAGAACCTTCCACTAGAGAAGTTGATTTTATAAGTTCAGAAATCATTCAACTTGGAGATTATGTAGAACTTGAGTATGAAGGCTATAAAGTTTTAGGATTTGTAAAGGAAATAAAGAGAGTTAATAAATCTTTAACTGAAGATCTTGAACCTGAAGATGTTGAACACCTTAAAACATTAATAGGTAAAAACTCTTTCTTTTTGGGAAAAATATCCCTTCTTGGAGATGTAGATAAGAAGATGTTTATTCCGCGAATTCCTCCAGAACCGGGAACAAACATATTTAGAGCTTCTAAGGAAACTCTTCAAAAGGTATTTGGAAAAAATGACGATAGAAAAATTCACATAGGACATTTACTTACAAGAGAAGATGTGGATGTCTTCATTGATATAGATAGTATAGTCAGTAGACACCTTGCAATTCTTGCAGTTACAGGTGGAGGTAAATCAAATACAGTTTCAGTAATCCTTGAGGGTATGCTTGATAAGTTTGGAACGATTTTGGTTTTTGATATGCATGGAGAATACGTAAATTTTGATTATAAAAGAAATGGAAAACCGTGTGTAAGAAGAATAGACCTTGAACTTAATCCAACAAGATTAAGTTACCATGAATTCAGACTCTTTGCCAACGTTGATGATAGTGCTTACATCCAAGATAGATATTTAAGAAGAGCCTTTAAAATAACAGTAGAAGAAATTCAAAACGGACAGATTTCAGCTTCAAACTTTTGGGGAAGGCTTTTAGGGGAGCTCCAAGCCTATAAAACTGATGAAGCATACAAAGAAGATTGGAAGTCGATAACAGGTGTAATAAACAAAGTTGAAGATATGCAAGAATTTTATTCAGATCTTTTTAATCTTCTCCAGACTCCAATAGTTGATCAAATTGAATTTGGAAAACTCAACGTTCTAGACCTATCCCACGTTGATGAAAAAATAGCCGACATTGTCGTAAGCCACGTTTTAAGGAATATTCTGGAAAAGAGGAAAGCTCATGTTAGAAATGAAACAGGGGGGCTTGAATTTCCAGTTTTTATGATTTTAGAAGAAGCTCATATCTTAGCATCATCTACAATTAACACAAAATCAAGATACTGGATTTCAAGAATTGCAAGGGAAGGAAGAAAATTTGGTTTAGGACTTTGTTTAGTTACTCAAAGACCCAAAGCTCTTGATTCAAATGCTCTTTCTCAGGCTAACAACATGATAATTCTTAGATTAGTTGAACCTGGAGATCAAAGGCACGTTCAACAAGCTTCAGAATCTTTGAGCTCAGATCTTGTAGACCAGCTCCCATCTCTTAATGTTGGAGAAGCTCTTATTATGGGAAAAATGATTCCCATTCCTGCACTTGTGAAGATTAAACTTGCAAGATCAAAGAAAGGTGGAAATGACATAAGTGCTGTTAGTGAATGGAAAAAGTATAAAGAAAGTACTCAAATTTCTGAAAAAGATTTAAGCAATTTCCTTGAACTCGGAGATACAGAATTTTAA